Proteins encoded within one genomic window of Arachis ipaensis cultivar K30076 chromosome B08, Araip1.1, whole genome shotgun sequence:
- the LOC107612270 gene encoding vicilin-like seed storage protein At2g28490, with the protein MGNRNSLLFFILVLMCHGVTLTMGLWRNHDDVETMFLMKNSKSVVKTDAGEMRVLESYGDAKLMERRLHIGFISMEPRSLFVPQYIDSSFIIFLHEGEAKLGFMYRGKLKERTLKMGDVYRIPAGSAFYLVNIGEGQKLHIICSIDPSGAVGAGTFQSFYLGGGANPASVLSGFGTDILEAAFNVSAEEVRKMFTRQHEGPIVNLDQQDTGLWSKFLQLKDEDKLQHLKGMVLDQQEEDFDDEDNDGQEEEKQRVWSWRKLLESVVCDEIKKAWNPNKGMGKKPPHICNLYDRAPDFINSHGWSVAVDGSDYSPLKMSGVGIYHVNLSAGAMMTPHMNPMATEYGIVLRGSGRIQIVFPNGTNAMDAEIKEGDVFFIPRYFPFCQIASKDQPLEFFGFTTSASKNRPQFLVGATSLMRSMMGPELAAAFGVSEETMRHMVDAQHEDVILPYPHHQDHNKEVVEVDTIPKLIRNAMVLGW; encoded by the exons ATGGGAAACAGAAACAGCCTTTTGTTTTTTATCCTTGTTCTGATGTGTCATGGTGTAACCTTGACAATGGGGTTATGGAGGAATCATGATGATGTAGAAACGATGTTCTTGATGAAGAACTCCAAGAGTGTGGTTAAGACAGATGCTGGTGAGATGAGAGTTCTTGAAAGCTATGGTGATGCTAAGCTTATGGAGAGGCGCTTGCATATTGGATTCATCTCCATGGAGCCAAGGTCACTCTTCGTTCCTCAGTATATTGACTCAAGCTTCATCATTTTCCTCCATGAAG GGGAAGCAAAGCTGGGATTCATGTATAGAGGTAAGCTTAAAGAAAGAACATTGAAGATGGGGGATGTGTATAGAATCCCAGCTGGTTCAGCATTCTATTTGGTGAATATTGGTGAAGGTCAGAAACTTCACATTATCTGCAGCATTGATCCCTCAGGGGCAGTGGGAGCTGGTACTTTCCAG TCCTTCTATCTTGGAGGAGGAGCAAATCCAGCTTCAGTACTTTCCGGCTTCGGAACAGATATCCTTGAAGCTGCCTTTAAT GTATCAGCAGAAGAAGTTAGGAAAATGTTCACAAGGCAACATGAGGGTCCAATTGTGAATCTGGATCAGCAAGACACAGGTTTGTGGAGCAAGTTCCTTCAATTGAAGGATGAGGACAAATTGCAACACCTGAAGGGAATGGTGCTAGACCAGCAAGAAGAAGATTTTGATGATGAAGATAATGATGGACAAGAAGAGGAGAAGCAAAGAGTATGGTCATGGAGGAAGCTCTTAGAATCAGTTGTTTGTGATGAGATAAAGAAAGCATGGAACCCCAACAAGGGTATGGGTAAGAAGCCCCCTCATATTTGCAACCTCTATGACAGAGCACCAGATTTCATCAACAGCCATGGTTGGAGTGTTGCTGTTGATGGCTCAGATTATTCTCCACTCAAAATGTCTGGTGTTGGCATTTATCATGTTAATCTCTCAGCG GGAGCGATGATGACGCCGCACATGAATCCAATGGCAACAGAGTATGGCATAGTGTTGAGAGGGAGTGgaagaatccagatagtgtttcCAAACGGAACCAATGCAATGGATGCAGAGATCAAAGAAGGGGATGTGTTCTTCATCCCAAGGTACTTCCCTTTCTGCCAAATAGCATCAAAGGACCAACCATTGGAGTTCTTTGGCTTCACCACCTCTGCAAGTAAGAACAGGCCACAGTTTCTTGTGGGAGCCACGTCACTCATGAGGTCCATGATGGGTCCTGAGCTCGCTGCTGCCTTTGGTGTGAGCGAGGAAACCATGCGCCACATGGTTGATGCACAGCATGAGGATGTCATACTTCCATATCCACATCATCAAGATCATAACAAGGAAGTGGTTGAGGTTGACACCATTCCAAAGCTTATAAGGAatgccatggttttgggatggtAA
- the LOC107610330 gene encoding uncharacterized protein LOC107610330, protein MQSMLNHGVPVCLSGIIHPSLFLMRWEDHERRRKAMKRMQTSLVLREEHVHANQDFVNVKGGDDEAKFFLY, encoded by the exons atgcagTCAATGCTAAACCATGGTGTTCCTGTGTGTCTTTCAGGGATAATTCACCCCTCCCTCTTTCTCATGA GATGGGAGGATCATGAACGCAGGAGGAAGGCCATGAAGAGGATGCAAACATCACTAGTGTTGAGAGAGGAACATGTGCATGCAAATCAAGATTTTGTGAATGTCAAAGGTGGTGATGATGaggctaaattttttttatattga
- the LOC107613125 gene encoding elongation factor 1-alpha, producing the protein MGKEKSHINIVVIGHVDSGKSTTTGHLIYKLGGIDKRVIERFEKEAAEMNKRSFKYAWVLDKLKAERERGITIDIALWKFETTKYYCTVIDAPGHRDFIKNMITGTSQADCAVLIIDSTTGGFEAGISKDGQTREHALLAFTLGVRQMICCCNKMDATTPKYSKARYDEIVKEVSSYLKKVGYNPDKIAFVPISGFEGDNMIERSTNLDWYKGPTLLEALDQINEPKRPSDKPLRLPLQDVYKIGGIGTVPVGRVETGILKPGMVVTFAPTGLQTEVKSVEMHHESLPEALPGDNVGFNVKNVSVKELKRGFVASNSKDDPAKEAGSFTSQVIIMNHPGQIGQGYAPVLDCHTSHIAVKFAELQTKIDRRSGKELEKEPKFLKNGDAGMVKMIPTKPMVVETFAEYPPLGRFAVRDMRQTVAVGVIKSVEKKDASAKITKSAAKKAGK; encoded by the exons ATGGGAAAAGAGAAGAGTCACATCAACATCGTCGTTATCGGCCATGTCGACTCCGGCAAGTCGACCACCACCGGCCACCTCATCTACAAGCTTGGAGGGATCGACAAGCGTGTGATTGAGAGGTTCGAGAAGGAGGCTGCTGAGATGAACAAGCGTTCATTCAAGTACGCCTGGGTTCTCGACAAGCTCAAGGCAGAGCGTGAGCGTGGTATTACCATTGACATCGCCCTGTGGAAGTTTGAGACCACTAAGTACTACTGCACTGTGATCGATGCACCTGGTCATCGTGATTTCATCAAGAACATGATCACTGGTACCAGCCAGGCTGACTGTGCTGTTCTGATCATCGATTCCACCACTGGTGGTTTTGAGGCTGGTATCTCCAAGGATGGCCAGACCCGTGAGCATGCTCTTCTTGCTTTCACCCTTGGTGTTAGGCAGATGATCTGCTGTTGCAACAAG ATGGATGCAACGACCCCAAAATACTCCAAGGCTAGGTATGATGAAATTGTGAAGGAGGTTTCATCCTATTTGAAGAAGGTTGGTTACAACCCTGACAAGATCGCATTTGTACCAATATCTGGTTTTGAGGGAGACAACATGATTGAGAGGTCCACCAACCTTGATTGGTATAAGGGACCCACCCTGCTTGAGGCTCTGGACCAGATCAATGAGCCAAAGAGACCTTCTGACAAGCCTCTCAGGCTGCCCCTTCAGGATGTCTACAAGATTGGCGGTATTGGAACTGTTCCAGTTGGTCGTGTAGAGACTGGTATCCTCAAGCCTGGTATGGTCGTGACCTTTGCCCCCACTGGACTCCAGACTGAGGTTAAGTCTGTGGAGATGCACCATGAGTCTCTCCCTGAGGCTCTCCCTGGTGACAATGTTGGTTTCAATGTTAAGAATGTTTCTGTGAAGGAGTTGAAGCGTGGCTTTGTTGCTTCTAACTCAAAGGATGATCCTGCTAAGGAGGCTGGAAGCTTCACCTCTCAAGTTATCATCATGAACCATCCTGGCCAGATTGGCCAAGGTTATGCTCCAGTCCTTGACTGCCACACCTCACACATTGCTGTCAAGTTTGCTGAGCTCCAGACCAAGATTGATAGGCGTTCTGGCAAAGAGCTCGAGAAGGAGCCCAAGTTTCTTAAGAATGGTGATGCTGGTATGGTGAAGATGATTCCCACAAAGCCAATGGTTGTTGAGACTTTTGCTGAGTACCCTCCACTTGGAAGGTTTGCTGTGAGGGACATGCGTCAAACTGTTGCTGTTGGTGTCATCAAGAGCGTTGAGAAGAAGGATGCTTCAGCTAAGATCACTAAATCTGCTGCGAAGAAAGCTGGCAAATGA
- the LOC107614291 gene encoding LOW QUALITY PROTEIN: cytochrome P450 71B12-like (The sequence of the model RefSeq protein was modified relative to this genomic sequence to represent the inferred CDS: deleted 2 bases in 1 codon): protein MFSFLNNNTKEPLPPGPKPLPIIGNLHQLDSSNLNLQLWNLSKIYGSIFSLQIGFKPAIVISSPKLAKEVLKDHDLDVSSRPPSLGTTRLSYNGFDLIFSPCSEYWREIRKICVVHFFSSKRISGFYHIRKSEVERMLGKISEHVSSSKTTNLSEILMSVSSSIVCRIAFGRRYEVYMARNHSEDEDIEKLVYLKAVIKETLRYYAPAPLVPREFNKNSRIAGYEIEAKTIVYVNVFAIHRDPETWKDPEGFSLITF from the exons ATGTTTTCATTTCT AAACAACAACACAAAAGAACCACTACCACCAGGTCCTAAACCACTTCCCATAATCGGAAACCTCCACCAACTCGACAGCTCCAACCTCAATCTCCAACTATGGAACCTCTCAAAGATCTACGGCTCCATATTCTCCCTTCAAATAGGGTTCAAACCAGCCATAGTTATCTCCTCACCGAAACTCGCAAAGGAGGTTCTCAAAGACCATGATCTTGACGTTTCAAGCAGACCTCCGTCGCTCGGAACCACTAGACTCTCTTACAACGGTTTCGATTTGATTTTCTCTCCATGCAGCGAGTACTGGAGAGAAATCAGGAAGATCTGCGTCGTTCATTTCTTCAGCTCCAAGCGAATCTCTGGATTCTACCACATCAGAAAATCTGAAGTGGAAAGAATGTTAGGCAAGATATCAGAGCACGTGAGTTCTTCGAAAACCACGAATCTGAGTGAGATATTGATGTCCGTGTCGAGTTCTATAGTGTGCAGGATTGCGTTCGGAAGAAGATATGAAGTTTATATGGCAAGAAACCATTca gaagatgaagatattgaaaAGCTTGTTTATCTGAAAGCAGTGATCAAAGAAACATTAAGATATTATGCACCTGCACCATTGGTACCAAGAGAATTCAACAAAAATAGCAGAATAGCAGGGTATGAAATTGAAGCCAAGACGATAGTATACGTAAATGTGTTTGCCATCCATAGAGACCCTGAAACTTGGAAGGATCCAGAAGGGTTTAGTTTGATTACATTTTAA